A genomic segment from Nicotiana sylvestris chromosome 1, ASM39365v2, whole genome shotgun sequence encodes:
- the LOC104218897 gene encoding uncharacterized protein codes for MFTLSNNFSNLSINSLSGLIEELEIVVTGRLLVPDLTNNLERRRTSFGRTHVLCFNFLALFMSADVGLNPRPNVPKFSGGDTGYMMPCRSDPKPFPGTKPFFSISYATMTDAAFIFGLGIHFPSGTFLTDIALETWYKLKGYDCKSLYETGTHISWVGLTAFGGSKFSSGESKLRAAEQPEFAAVKIMFAIKKRIRDSSLKFWSFNFILSNINVVSRETVPNCAYLPKATSFMRFFSHVTSLMSRNYHQMRLSYQDPAMNALILPGSLNFWSRETVLKWFHARRFSSPSIELNTEKGVVRFRFGQEIGKSGGQTKAKHVVKKFKMSKKAKLNELRLYRLKAKKKMRSPNPEIRIRYKLEKAKRKEAWLIEKLRKFEVPKAPDEPHDPEILTEEEKFYLKRTGEKKKNYVPVGRRGVFGGVVLNMHLHWKKHETVKVVCKPCKPGQVHEYAAELTRLSRGIVIDIKPDNTIIFYRGKNYVQPEVMSPPNTLSKDKALEKYRYEQSLEHTSQFIEKMEKELEEYHEYLARKRKEEKS; via the exons atgttcacactgtcgaacaacttctcaaatctttcaatcaactccttgtcaggattaatcGAAGAACTGGAAATTGTTGTCACTGGGCGACTCcttgtaccggacttgacaaataaTCTGGAAAGACGTAGGACcagctttggaaggacccatgtcctctgtttcaatttcctggctctttttatgtctgcggatgtgggcttgaatcctagaccaaatgttcccaagttttcaggaggAGACACGGGCTATATGATGCCTTGCAGATCTGACCctaaaccctttcctggtacaaaaccattcttcagcatttcatatgctaccatgactgatgcagcgtTTATCTTCGGActtgggatacacttcccttctggaactttcttGACTGACATTGCGttagaaacttg gtACAAATTAAAAGGGTACGACTGCAAATCACTGTATGAAACGGGGACCCATATTTCTTGGGTTGGGCTTACTGCGTTTGGCGGGTCAAAATTCAGCAGCGGAGAGAGTAAACTGAGAGCGGCTGAGCAACCAGAATTCGCCGCCGTGAAGATCATGTTTGCAATAAAGAAACGCATTCGAGACTCTTCCCTCAAGTTTTGGAGCTTCAATTTCATCCTTTCCAATATCAATGTCGTCTCAAG GGAAACTGTTCCAAATTGTGCATATTTGCCTAAAGCAACTTCCTTCATGCGTTTTTTTAGTCATGTCACCTCCTTAATGTCCAGAAACTATCATCAAATGAGATTATCATATCAAGATCCTGCAATGAATGCTTTGATATTGCCAGGTTCATTAAATTTTTGGTCTCGTGAGACTGTTTTGAAATGGTTTCATGCTAGACGGTTCTCTAGTCCATCCATAGAGCTGAATACAGAGAAAGGAGTCGTCAGATTTAGATTTGGTCAAGAAATTGGAAAAAGTGGTGGTCAGACAAAGGCAAAGCATGTGGTGAAGAAGTTTAAAATGTCTAAAAAAGCAAAACTGAATGAACTCAGACTTTACAGACTGAAGGCAAAGAAGAAAATGAGATCTCCAAATCCTGAAATTAGGATCAGATACAAACTTGAGAAG GCAAAACGAAAGGAAGCTTGGTTAATTGAGAAACTGAGAAAATTTGAGGTACCCAAAGCTCCGGATGAACCGCATGATCCTGAAATTTTAACTGAAGAAGAGAAGTTTTACTTAAAGCGCACTggtgagaaaaagaaaaattatgtACCGGTTGGAAGGCGAGGAGTATTTGGAGGGGTTGTTTTGAATATGCATCTTCACTGGAAGAAACATGAGACTGTTAAGGTTGTATGCAAGCCTTGCAAGCCTGGGCAGGTTCATGAATATGCTGCAGAGCTGACTCGGTTGAGCAGAGGCATTGTTATTGACATTAAACCAGACAACACCATAATATTCTATCGTGGAAAGAACTATGTTCAACCAGAAGTTATGTCTCCTCCAAATACTCTATCTAAAGACAAG GCCTTGGAAAAGTATCGATATGAGCAGTCATTGGAGCATACAAGTCAATTCATTGAGAAAATGGAGAAAGAGCTGGAAGAGTATCATGAATATCTTGCCcggaagagaaaagaagaaaagagttga
- the LOC138873334 gene encoding uncharacterized protein, whose product MAKFLEDHKIKRFLSTHYHSSGNGQAESTNKSIIQNLKKRLTDAKGKWKEILPEVLWAYHITLKSSTGATQFSLIYGTEALIPIKVGETNIRFRYATKDSNDESMNTSLELLDERREAALVRLAAQKRQIERYYNRRSNLRYFNVRDLVPRKFTLNTRNPNEGKLGPNWEGLYQILEVTGKGSYKLRIINGEQLSNNCNVTQIKRYYC is encoded by the coding sequence ATGGCCAAGTTTCTCgaagatcataaaatcaaaaggtTCTTATCGACACATTATCACTCTAGTGGGAATGGGCAagccgaatcgacaaacaaatccataatccaaaaccttaagaaaaggTTGACCGATGCCAAGGGAAAATGGAAGGAGATCCTGCCCGAAGTTCTTTGGGCATATCACATAACTTTGAAGTCCAGTACTGGGGCTACCCAATTCTCACTGATTTATGGCACCGAAGCTCTAATACCGATCAAAGTCGGGGAGACAAATATCAGATTCCGATATGCAACAAAGGACTCAAATGACGAGTCCATGAATACAAGCTTGGAGCTATTGGATGAAAGGCGTGAAGCTGCCCTTGTTCGATTGGCCGCCCAAAAGCGACAGATCGAGaggtattacaatcgaaggtccAACCTTCGATACTTCAATGTCAGGGACTTAGTACCAAGGAAGTTCACATTAAACACACGAAATCCGAACGAAGGGAAATTGGGTCCAAACTGGGAAGGACTGTACCAAATTCTCGAAGTCACAGGGAAAGGATCGTATAAGCTCAGAATAATAAATGGAGAACAACTATCGAACAATTGCAACGTAACTCAGATAaaacgatattactgctaa